In the Flavobacteriales bacterium genome, GATGTCTTTGACTTCGAAGGTCGGCATGGGTTCCAAGGCCTCTGGATTGAGCACACGGGGTTCACAACCGTCCTTGTGCTTGATGCGCACTTCTATCTCATCACCCAGCTCGAATCCATATTGAGAAAGGTCTATCTCAAAGGCATCTGAATTGACCTCATCTGTAGAGATATCACCATTCACCAACACTTCGAACACACAGAATCCCACTCCTGCTGACGATTGACCGTTGAGTACGAATAGATTCCTGAGTTGATACTTGCCTTCTACCACGATAACACCGGCAGTAAGATGCCCAGTAAAGAGCACAGCTGCACAAATGAGGAGGATATGACGGATCTTCATTACAGAGTTTTAGTCAAAGAACAAATATATATAATCGACCAAGTGATGCTATGACTGCCCATCTGGCTATCTACAGCTTTGTCAACAATCGGTCCAGTTCTATCTGCGATGCCCTCATGAGTATGGGAAAAAAGATCAAGAACTCCGCTTCCAAACGAGAATGATTCTTCCGTAGATACTGCCCTGCAAGATGAATGGAGTTGGGTCTGAGCACCCGTCTCGAGAGCCCAGAGAATGCCCTTTCGATATTGTCGAGATATCGATAGTTCATCAACCAATTCCCTTCTTTCATGGCCAGATAGAATCGCTTCTGATGCTCAGGAAATATGTCGAGTGACCGGTCTGCATGCTTATAGAATTCATCTAGATAGGTGGAGATATCCTGCTCGGAATAGTTGTCCCAGTGCAGTGCCAGAAAATGGTCGTGCAGCATATCCTGGACCACGGCCGAATATTTCCCAAAATGAGGATATAGTGCCTTTCGTGCTTCCAGGTTCACCGGATGCGTATCGGCCATGTCATCAATGAATCTATGCAACCTGAGACCTACCGTGATGAGCGGTGGATATTTCTCGGTGATCCTTCCTTTCACCCCATCGCCTATGAAGTTGCCTATGGCGATGTTCATGTCATCACCTGATAGTAATATGTGGGCCAGATAGTTCAAGTCATCATCCGCTCAGCGAGCCAGAATACCTTTCGTCATTGGTCGCTGGATGGTGGGCATAGTTAAGGAATATCTTTGCTCGTGTGGGTATAACACCGACCAGACGGAAATACTATTGGCAATCGCAATTGGCCGGTTGGACCATCTATTCACTGATGTTGACGGTGTGGAACTACATCGGCAGTGGACTAGGGGTCTCTCTGGCACTCAAACTCTTTTTCCTGATCATAGGTCTAGGGGTCGGCTTATCCCATCTCTTCCGATTGCTGATTATCAATCGGGGCTGGCTGACCATGCGTTTAGAGGCCATCATTCCCCGGGTCATATTGGGCAGCCTGCTCTTCGGAGTGGTATATGCGCTGCTTTTGGCCAGTATCTTGGACCTGTTCTTTGATAACGTAGGTCCGGTTTTGACAGGAGACTCGGCCGATCTCCTTACCCTCTTCGTCACGTTCACCATTCTCTTCCTCCTATGGGCAACTGGCTATTTTGCTTACCACTACCTGCGCAATTACGAATTGGAGGAGATCAAGAATCTCCGATTGGAATCCAGTCAACGAGAATTGGAGTTGACCAACTTGAAGTCCCAACTCAATCCACATTTCATCTTCAATGCGATGAACTCCATCCGTGCTTTGGTTGACGAAGAACCCGCACAGGCCAAGAGTGCTGTGACCAAGCTTTCCAATATCCTACGGAGCTCGTTGATGGCCGGTAGGCAGAATCTGGTGACAATCCGCGATGAATTGAATCTGGTCAAGGACCACCTTGACCTGGAAGAGATACGCTACGAGGAACGACTCAAAGTCACCTATGAAGTGGATGAACGCTTGCTGGACCTCAAGATACCCCCGATGATGATCCAGATGCTGGTAGAAAATGCCATAAAACATGGGATTTCCAGACTCCAAGAAGGTGGGACATTGCACATCGAGATACGAGAGTCGGATAATAAGATCATTGTGTCTGTAGAGAACTCCGGAGACCTAGGCTCCAAGAAAAGAGGGACCGGTATCGGCCTGGAGAACCTCAAGCGCAGGCTCAATATCCTGTACAAAGACGAAGCTTCATTCCTTATCCAACAAAAACCAGAGAAGAAGGTCAAGGCCACCTTGACACTTCCTAAGACCCATAGCATATGAGAACGATAGTCATAGATGATGAACGATTGGCCCGCAAAGAGTTGATCAGTCTGCTGAAGCAATATGTCCACATCGATGTGATCTCAGAATCATCCAATGCAGATGACGCTAAAAAGAAGATAGAATCACTTAGACCCGACCTGATATTCCTCGACATTCAGATGCCCGAAAAGGATGGCTTCCAATTGCTTGCAGAACTGGAATACGTGCCCAAGGTGATCTTTGTGACTGCATACGATGAATATGCGCTCAAAGCCTTCGAGGTAAGTGCGCTGGACTATCTGTTGAAGCCCGTAGAACCACAGCGTTTGGAAGAGACCCTGAAACGCTTGGATTCGACCAACGATCAAGAGACGACCGATGATAGTCTCACTCGCAAGTCCCGGCTCGGTCAAGACGACCAGATCTTCTTGAAGGATGGGGACAGATGTTGGTTCGTCACCTTATCAGAGGTCTCCAAATTCCAATCAGAAGGCAACTACGTGAGAGTGTTCTTCAAGAACCAGAAACCAATGATCCTGCGGTCCCTCAATAATCTGGAGACCACTTTGGATGCGCGTACCTTCTTCAGGGCAAATAGGAAATACATCATCAATCTGAAATGGATCGATAAGGTGGAATCCTGGTTCAACGGAGGGCTGATGGTCACTCTTAAAGACGGGACTGAAGTAGAGGTATCCCGGAGACAGGCTGCAAAATTCAAAGAGACGATGAGTCTCTGATACTATCTTCGCAGCCTTTTCAATCCAGAAGCGCTACCATGCAGAAAATCAATACCGCACTCATCATCATCGCCCTGCTCATCTCAGGTTATCTCTTGGTCGATAGGATGAAAGGAAGTACGGCCGAAGACCCTACCCAAGAAGTATCAGTCGAACCCATTGAAGAAGGTGAGACATTGCCTGGAGAAGGTAAGATCGCCTACATCAACATTGACAGTATCAACATCAATTTCACCTATCTGGATGACAAGCTGAAAGTCCTTAAAGAGGAGACCAGCCGCTCAGAAAGGAGAATGGCCAATAGGATGAGAAAAGCAGAGGAAGAGTATATGAAGCTCCAGGAAGAGGCCAGATATATGACTCCCAGTCAGATGCAAGAAGCAGAGCAAAAGATCCAACAGAGCCAGATGGACCTACAGGCCTATCAAGAGAAATTGACCTCAGACCTCATCAAGCTGGAGACTGAGATACAAGAAGACCTCAACGAGCGCATCATGGGAGTGGTGGAGGACATCAATGCCAAATATGGCTATGACTACATTCTCGCTAAATCTGCCGGAGGAGGCATATTGATCGGCAATGAATCCTATGAGATCACACAGGAAGTGATCGAGATGCTGAATCAGCGCTATGCGGAGGAACTCGCAGCTGAGAAATCAGAAGGCACGGAATAACGGCCGATCTCAGAATCCGATCAAATACAATTTCTCGGTGGCCCGAGTCACAGCTGTGTAGAGCCATTTCCAGAATTCCCTATCCATCATCTCATCGGTCAGATATCCCCGATCGACAAAGACCACTGGCCACTGTCCGCCTTGTGCCTTGTGGCAGGTGACTGCATAGCCGAATTTGATCTGTAGCGCATTGTACCAAGGATCCTTCTGCATTTTTTCTTGAAGCGAACTAGGGCCACCTTCGAATGCATGGTCGGATTTGACAGCTGCGTACAGCTTGCTCATCTTATCCTCGGACATGGATGATGATTTCTCCTCCAAGGTGTCGAGCAGCGCCATGGCCTCCATGGTCGGCTCATCGGGATAATCCATGAAATCGAGACCCAATCGGGCGAATTCCATTTCATAAAGCTGCCTCTGTTCCTTGACATACAGTACCTCCGCCAAATCACCATTGGCAATGAATGGCATGTTCCCTTCTTCTTGGGTCCAGAGATAATTGTTGCGGACGATCATGACTAGGTCCCCACCTCCTATCCGGTCATCCAATTGCAATACCTGTTGACGTATCTGCTGATTGTATTGATTGGCCGATCGATTGGATCTACATATCACCCGGACCTGCTCTACACCATAATGGCTGTAACATGACTCTAATTCATCGGCTAGATCCCTCGGGTCTAGGTGGAATACTTCTGGACCCTTGGAATAGTTCAAGGTCAAATTTTTGTCTTCTGTATCGAACACCCTCATCCTCACCGCAGTGGCCAGACTGAGAATGGCACTCTGCGCGTCCTGTCTGACTATGTCGATCATCGTACATCCCGCGATGGTCAGGTCATAGTCGCTCCGCATCGTGTCCACATCCATTGCCGGACTCTGGTCCAAGCCTACAGGAGGTAACTGCGCATCATCCCCTAGCAGGACCAGTTTGCAACCTGGCCCTGAGAAAACATAGGCCATGAGGTCATCCAGAAGACCATTATAGACCACTCCTTTGTCATTGCCGAGCATAGAAGCCTCATCAACGATGAACAGTACATTCTCCCGCTTATTGGGTGCCAAGCTGAAATGTGACCTCCCGGATGCATCCACATTCCGCCTATAGATGTGACGATGGATGGTACTGCTGAATCTACCTGTGTATTGTGACAGCACCTTAGCTGCCCTGCCTGTGGGAGCAAGGAGCACCGCCTCGCTCCCCATAGAGGTCAAGTGCTTGACCAATGAACGCATCAATGTAGTCTTACCTGTCCCAGCATAGCCTTTTATCAGTAAAGCACATCGTGGTCGCTGACTCGAGAGAAGCCGGGCGAGGGCATAGATGGCTTGGGATTGTGATCCAGTGGGTTCGAAATCCAGGAAATCGACCAATGATCGCTGATGGATCTCCGTTGATATCAAGGATGGATGCGCTGGCATGAGGGCTGAAATATACATTGACACAGACCTCTGATCTACGATATGGTTATAGAAACAAAATCTTAGCTTTGTCCGTCTGACAAGGATAATTCAACGCATGGATACTATCTTCAAAGCTCTTGGTAAATACTGGTTCCCAGCTATTTGTATCATCGCAGGAATTGCGCTGCTCATCATGGCCTCTGGACCGAATCCTCAACCCTCTGAGGTCATCTTGGGAGCGGTGACCATATTCTTGGTCGGTGTGATCTCCCTACTCTTCCTCATGGACGTCATCAAAAAGCCTATCCGCATCGCATTGACGGCTGTTTTTGCCTTGGCCTCGATCTACTTCATCATGGCCAATAGCAACTCCATCTCCAGTGAGATAGAGATGATGGAAATGAAGCAATTG is a window encoding:
- a CDS encoding OmpH family outer membrane protein: MQKINTALIIIALLISGYLLVDRMKGSTAEDPTQEVSVEPIEEGETLPGEGKIAYINIDSININFTYLDDKLKVLKEETSRSERRMANRMRKAEEEYMKLQEEARYMTPSQMQEAEQKIQQSQMDLQAYQEKLTSDLIKLETEIQEDLNERIMGVVEDINAKYGYDYILAKSAGGGILIGNESYEITQEVIEMLNQRYAEELAAEKSEGTE
- a CDS encoding DUF479 domain-containing protein — its product is MNIAIGNFIGDGVKGRITEKYPPLITVGLRLHRFIDDMADTHPVNLEARKALYPHFGKYSAVVQDMLHDHFLALHWDNYSEQDISTYLDEFYKHADRSLDIFPEHQKRFYLAMKEGNWLMNYRYLDNIERAFSGLSRRVLRPNSIHLAGQYLRKNHSRLEAEFLIFFPILMRASQIELDRLLTKL
- a CDS encoding response regulator, with the protein product MRTIVIDDERLARKELISLLKQYVHIDVISESSNADDAKKKIESLRPDLIFLDIQMPEKDGFQLLAELEYVPKVIFVTAYDEYALKAFEVSALDYLLKPVEPQRLEETLKRLDSTNDQETTDDSLTRKSRLGQDDQIFLKDGDRCWFVTLSEVSKFQSEGNYVRVFFKNQKPMILRSLNNLETTLDARTFFRANRKYIINLKWIDKVESWFNGGLMVTLKDGTEVEVSRRQAAKFKETMSL
- a CDS encoding histidine kinase, which produces MGITPTRRKYYWQSQLAGWTIYSLMLTVWNYIGSGLGVSLALKLFFLIIGLGVGLSHLFRLLIINRGWLTMRLEAIIPRVILGSLLFGVVYALLLASILDLFFDNVGPVLTGDSADLLTLFVTFTILFLLWATGYFAYHYLRNYELEEIKNLRLESSQRELELTNLKSQLNPHFIFNAMNSIRALVDEEPAQAKSAVTKLSNILRSSLMAGRQNLVTIRDELNLVKDHLDLEEIRYEERLKVTYEVDERLLDLKIPPMMIQMLVENAIKHGISRLQEGGTLHIEIRESDNKIIVSVENSGDLGSKKRGTGIGLENLKRRLNILYKDEASFLIQQKPEKKVKATLTLPKTHSI
- a CDS encoding AAA family ATPase, translated to MPAHPSLISTEIHQRSLVDFLDFEPTGSQSQAIYALARLLSSQRPRCALLIKGYAGTGKTTLMRSLVKHLTSMGSEAVLLAPTGRAAKVLSQYTGRFSSTIHRHIYRRNVDASGRSHFSLAPNKRENVLFIVDEASMLGNDKGVVYNGLLDDLMAYVFSGPGCKLVLLGDDAQLPPVGLDQSPAMDVDTMRSDYDLTIAGCTMIDIVRQDAQSAILSLATAVRMRVFDTEDKNLTLNYSKGPEVFHLDPRDLADELESCYSHYGVEQVRVICRSNRSANQYNQQIRQQVLQLDDRIGGGDLVMIVRNNYLWTQEEGNMPFIANGDLAEVLYVKEQRQLYEMEFARLGLDFMDYPDEPTMEAMALLDTLEEKSSSMSEDKMSKLYAAVKSDHAFEGGPSSLQEKMQKDPWYNALQIKFGYAVTCHKAQGGQWPVVFVDRGYLTDEMMDREFWKWLYTAVTRATEKLYLIGF